One segment of Comamonas thiooxydans DNA contains the following:
- the mscL gene encoding large conductance mechanosensitive channel protein MscL — protein MGMMQEFREFAIKGNVMDLAVGVIIGGAFGKIVDSVVNDLIMPLVGLFFGKLDFSNLFVVLGTMPEGVPRTLDALKKAGIPVFAYGNFITVAVNFVILAFIIFMMVKQINRLKREAPPAPEQAPTTPEDIQLLREIRDSLNRKA, from the coding sequence ATGGGCATGATGCAAGAATTCCGCGAGTTCGCAATCAAGGGAAACGTCATGGATCTTGCCGTGGGCGTGATCATCGGCGGCGCGTTCGGGAAAATCGTTGATTCCGTGGTCAACGACCTCATCATGCCTCTGGTGGGCCTGTTCTTTGGCAAGCTGGATTTTTCCAACCTGTTCGTCGTTCTGGGCACCATGCCCGAAGGAGTTCCACGCACTCTGGATGCACTGAAAAAAGCCGGCATTCCCGTCTTTGCCTATGGCAACTTCATCACGGTTGCGGTGAACTTCGTGATTCTGGCCTTCATCATTTTCATGATGGTCAAACAGATCAACCGCCTCAAGCGCGAGGCACCGCCCGCACCGGAGCAAGCACCCACTACGCCCGAAGACATTCAGCTGCTGCGCGAGATCCGCGACAGCCTCAATCGCAAGGCCTGA
- the petA gene encoding ubiquinol-cytochrome c reductase iron-sulfur subunit, translated as MSDSPVDSSKRTWIITSACAGAVGGVATAVPFVSSFQPSEKAKAAGAAVEVDISNLKNGEKLTVEWRGKPVWIIKRTPEQLKDLPGLDGELADPTSARHPEEFTPPYARNEARSIKPEILVVVGICTHLGCSPTDKFVAGPQPSLPADWKGGFLCPCHGSTFDMAGRVFKNKPAPDNLQVPPHMYLSDTKLLIGEDTKAA; from the coding sequence ATGAGTGACTCTCCAGTCGACTCCAGCAAGCGCACGTGGATCATCACGTCAGCATGTGCTGGTGCCGTGGGCGGTGTGGCAACGGCCGTCCCTTTTGTGAGCTCCTTCCAGCCTTCTGAAAAAGCCAAAGCAGCAGGTGCTGCGGTAGAGGTGGATATCTCCAATCTCAAGAATGGTGAGAAGCTCACCGTCGAATGGCGCGGCAAGCCGGTGTGGATCATCAAGCGCACACCCGAGCAGCTCAAGGACTTGCCCGGCCTCGATGGCGAACTGGCAGACCCGACCTCGGCGCGTCATCCCGAAGAGTTCACTCCTCCCTATGCACGCAATGAAGCGCGCTCCATCAAGCCTGAAATTCTGGTGGTCGTGGGTATCTGCACGCATCTGGGCTGCTCTCCCACCGACAAGTTCGTCGCCGGGCCTCAGCCTTCGCTGCCTGCAGACTGGAAGGGCGGCTTCCTGTGCCCATGCCATGGCTCCACTTTTGACATGGCCGGCCGGGTGTTCAAGAACAAGCCAGCGCCGGACAACCTGCAAGTGCCGCCACATATGTATCTGTCCGACACCAAGCTGCTGATTGGTGAAGACACCAAGGCAGCCTGA